The Delphinus delphis chromosome 11, mDelDel1.2, whole genome shotgun sequence DNA segment AGTAGGAACCTGTGAGGTCGATGGGCACAACCACTGTTACTCATGAGGTCTTGGTCAGTTACAGCCAGACCTTTGGAGACCACCCAGAGTAGAGAGACAGGACACACTCTTGAAACATCAGCAAGAAGGGGTTCCCAGAGCTGCCCTGCATTCTGGAAGGATCTTGGGCCCAGCTAGACTTTCCCCTGACACCAGTCTTCTCCTGGAAAGAGCTTTTCCTGTCCAGTTAGAATCCAGCATCTTCAGTTATAAGGGTGCAAAGAGGATGCTTATTTTCTTGGTTCCAGGGATCAGGCCCTTCAGGGCAGTCGGTCTGTTTGCAAATCTCTTTCTGCTCGTTCCGGCTAGGCTACCCAGCATGCCCTGCCGTATTTTGGTGACTCTGTATTGTAGGCAACATGCATTGTTTTCTTGTCTTCCAGGTCAATATCCAACGCAGCCAACCTACCCGGTGCAGCCTCCTGGGAATCCTGTGTACCCTCAGACCTTGCATCTTCCTCAGGCTCCACCCTATACTGATGCTCCACCTGCCTACTCAGAGGTGCTTCCAGTTTATTAGACTTTATTAATGGAATACTCTTGGATCACGTTTTCAGTCTTTAGCTAAGTCTGACTCCACACATTTATTTACTCTCCACaaacaggaaagaatgctcaCATGAATAATCTAAAACATTGTATAGTTCAGCAATTTCTGTTGGGGTTGAGAATGCATTATCTGATTATTTTATGTTGTTTGGCACAGGCTGAGGTTAAGATGAGTTTGCGTTCCTTGAGCCTAACATTAGCTATAGCAGGAAGTGATCCAGGAGAATATTTAGTGGCAGTGGAAAGGCAACTTGTGTAACTCAGAGTGTAATCTGCACAAGGAGAATTAAGAATTGACTCATTAAAGAGATCTGAAATACAAATGTCATAAAGTAACTAGTTgccttctcttctgcctcttttaGCTCTATCGTCCGAGCTTTGTGCACCCGGGGgctgccacagtccccaccatgTCAGCTGCATTTCCTGGCGCCTCACTGTATCTTCCCATGGCCCAGTCTGTGGCTGTTGGACCTTTAGGTTCCACAATCCCCATGGCTTATTATCCAGTTGGTCCCATCTATCCACCTGGTTCAGCAGTGCTGGTGGAAGGAGGGTATGATGCAGGTGCCAGATTTGGAGCTGGTGCTACTGCTGGAAACATTCCTGTGAGTATGACTTTGTCACAAAAAACTcaacccttgggcttccctggtggcacagtggttgagggtccgcctgctgatgcaggggacgcgggttcgtgccctggtccgggaagatcccacatgctgcggagcggctgggcccgtgagccatgaccgctgagcctgcatgtccggagcctgtgctccgcaatgggagaggccacagcagtgagaggtccgcgtaccacaaaaaaacaaacaaaaaaaaccctcaacccTTGCGTATTTTAACTTTCTGAAATGACTACATAGTTATCCTTTCATCATCCCTGGGTAATAGTTGCTGGTATTGGTGCAAGCACTGACGTCCAGTAGTCAGGCAGAAAGCACTGGAGGGGGCAGAACTGTGGCAAGTCAGTAGCATCTGGCACATTCACTGGTGTCTGAGTTAATCAGATTCCTTTGTTTTCCTGTCCTAGGAGTCCTGCCTGCTGCTTTTCCAGTTCACTTTTGGTACTGGTCTAGTAACAACTGCTCATTCATTCCATAAGCATTTACTtaatatttgccatctgtatggcATTGTATTAGGAACCATGATGATTAAAGAAGTAGAATGCACAATCCCCATTAGATTACATTTAGAAAGATACTAGGGCTTTTAGTTATGTCTCCTGCTTAGTTCTCTTATGTATGGGAATTAGAGCCCAAATGGTCCTTGCTAGGACCATCTACTCAATAACCACAGGCTAGGGATGAGGTGAGAATGCTGTCATCAGGTAGAGCTTTCAGATTATCCAGGGCCATTTGAAAACTGTTGGACCCTGTGACATAAGGCCCTGGACCTAGTACCCGCTCCCTGTATTTTAGAATGTGAGTAGGAGTGATTTTTTGCCCTGAAAATGCCTATAGGTCTGGACTACCCACACTCAGAAGGTATCCATAGGCTTCATCTTAGACCTGAAACCCTTTAAGTGAGTGGGTTTCCTGTTTATATCTTTGGGCTCACAGAGACTAGAGACCTGCTGTACCTGAATTGGTGGCATAGCTAGCTCTTTGAGATGCCATGGGTTAGCACACTGCCGTCTTCCTGACTGGTCCTCTTTCACCTTTGTCCACTTCCCTTCCACAGCTGCCCTGTGTCTAATCaactttgtcttttcctttcagcCTCCTCCCCCTGGATGCCCTCCCAATGCTGCTCAGCTTGCAGTCATGCAGGGAGCCAATGTCCTTGTAACTCAGCGGAAGGGAAACTTCTTCATGGGTGGCTCAGATGGTGGCTACACCATCTGGTGAAGAACCAAGGCCACCTCTGTGCCGGGAAAGACATCACATACCTTCAGCACTTCTCACAATGTAACTGCTTTAGTCATATTAACCTGAAGTTGCAGTTTAGACACATGTTGTTGGGGTGTCTTTCTGGTGCCCAAACTTTCAGGCACTTTTCAAACGTAATAAGGAACCACGTAATGGTAGCAGTACCGCCCTAAAGCATTTTGAGGTAGGGGAGGTATCCATTCATAAAATGAATGTGGGTAAAGCAGCCCTAAGGATCTTCCTTTAATTCCTCTGGAGTAATACTGTACCATACTGGTCTTTGCTTTTAGTAATAAAACATCAAATTAGGTTTGGAGGGAACTTTGATCTTCCTAAGAATTAAAGTTGCCAAATTATTCTGATTGGTCTTTAATCTCCTTTAAGTCTTTGATTTATATTACTTGTTATAAATGAACTGCATTAGTTATCTGCCTTTTCCTTTCCGTCCTTTGCTCCACGTCCTACCCTCAACCCTCGTCTTCCATTCCTTCCCACCGATCTCCATTGAATCAATGGTGCAGGACAGAAAGCCAGTCAGActaatttccttctctccttgcaCTTCTCCCCACCTGTCATCTTTTAACTAGTCTTTCACAAAGGATCCTCTGAAACCCCCTGTGCCCCAAGCACAGACCCCATTACTTCTGCTTTTGCGTCTCCTCAAGCAAAAGTGGAGGGTGCCTTTTGGACCCTCCTCGTAGGTTGTCTCTTCATACATGAACCAAATTTGCAAACCCAAATTTGCTTTGGTGCCAGAAAAACTGAGCTTTCTTTTAACAAAGGATGCAAACTGTTTTGTAAACAGCAGTTTGTTTATAATTTGAGGGGCAAGGAGGAGGATGCATTTAAAAGCCTGATGACTCTACAGCCAAATTAAGGGGAGTTTTCAGATCAAAAATTGGTTACCATTTCTCGTCAAGTGTCTGATGCAGCCACTCATGGCTCCCAAGAATTCCTGAGCTGGGTTAATGGGGTCATATCGTGAATGCCTCACTACTAAATGACTTGAGTCCAGTGAAATCTCATTAGGGTTAAGAATATTTCAGGGATccttaatattttgatttttgttctctaaaattggattttattttattttatcttataatttCAGTTCATCTAAATTTTGTGTTCTATACATGTGATGTTTGACTGTACCATTGACTGTTATGGAAGTTCAGCGTTGTATGTCTCTCTCTACACTGTGGTGCACTTAACTTGTGGATTTTTTATACTAAAAATGTAGAATAAAGACTATTTTGAAGATTTGAATAAAGTGATGAAGTTGCATTACACCTCACTTCAAGGATTCTTTACTCAGCTTGTTTTTAGATCTCTtctgtatatatcttcttttatatCCCACCTAGAATTCAGATCAGTGCTGCTGTCATTCTGGTTTTTTAAATGAAGCGTTTCAACTAAATGCAGGAGTACAAGGCTAAGATTTGACCATTTTCATGAGTTCCATTCTAGATGTTTAGATGtttaacttttcttcattttacttcctAAGCTCTTTCAGATTCTTATGAGCCTATTATGCCAGAGGAATTCCGAACATAAACTTAGAAATAAGGGAACAGTTGATTCTAACTGGCCCTTAAGTTTGACTTGAGGAAGATGTTTTTTAGTATTTAACAGTTTGTGTAAGTTCAGGATGACCTTCAGTTTTTCCAAAATCCTGTTGGAGAAATACTGAAAACTCCTGGAACCTAGGTTGCCAAGACTGATCCCTCAACTCTTGGGTCTCACCTTGGGTGGACTTGAGCTTGAACAATGGAGGCAATATATTTAAGACCTCGAAAGAGATACAGCTTAATTCCAAAGTAAACAATACCTGAAGAGCTAGTGATTTCTACCAAAACATTGTACCTTTTAAACATACCTCATTTTGAGACTAAGTTAGCTCCAAGAAGCCTCTCTGGGCTTGATATAAAAGGCACTGGTGGGAAAAGTGGTAGGTAGGTTGTTCCTGGTTCCCTCTGTGTGTACGCAGAATGGGTCTGGGAAATTCTGGCCCTTGCCaggatggaggctaaacaactaATCCCCCAGGGTATGTTTCTAATGACACTTCTAGGACAAACTTCCCAGGACCATCTTTGTTTCAAGACCCTGAGATTGTTCTGGGAACTTCTGAAACTTCCCTGGGGCCCCCTTTGCTTgggagagaacacaggcaaagGAGTTAAGTGAGCAAAAGAAACTGTCAAAGTTTAAGCAAAGGTAAAGTGTAAAGGTAGTTATTTCTTGCACATGAGAATCTGATTTCTGTATCAATGAAAGATTTTAATTCCGAGAAAAATAGCATAAGTCTGGCTTGCTGGGAATATGGAAAGGAAGGGCTCAGATTAAGGGATGTGGCACGTTCATCACGAGAGAGGTCTCCACAGTCTCCTGCCCTCCTGGCCTGGCCTTGCACTGTGGTGTCCGGCCTCTGGGAAGAACTTCTATGGGACACTATTTCCACTTGGGCTGTCACTAGGTGACCAGGTATGGGACAGAGGAGCATCCAGTGACCCCCaactctcctccttcccttcgaCCTGTGGAAAAAGTGAAGATGACTGGGCACATACTCCAGTGTTGCCTGGTACAGCTCAACCTCGGTGGTCAGCCAGAAGCACCGGCTGTATGACAGAGGCCTGGCTAGAGACGTCACGAGCAGCTTTCTTCGTGTCCCTGGTCCCTGGCGTAGGTGATGTTAGCACTTGTGCCTGTGTCCCAGAAGGAGCTCAGTTCTGCCCATATCAATCGATGCTTCTCACCGGTTTCAGATAAAACTTCCACCTAATAAATTGTATGTTAGCACTGAAGCCTGGATAAGCTCCTTGGGGTCTGGGAACCATTAGATGAAATattcctccttctccctgccctTGGCTGAGTTGCTCTCCATCTGGAGGACGGCGCCGGGCTCGCCTTCTGCAGGTTCGTAGGTGACGTAGCTGCCTTTGTTCTTGTACAGGTAAAAGAAGATCAAGATCACGACTGAGAGCAGGGTGAGGAAGACCACTGTGATAACAACttggaaaggagagggaaaatgCAGAGATGTTTCAGGATTGAGGACGTCTCAGTAACTCACAAGGTCCCCTGCATTAGACGATTCCCTCACTCCTGGTGAGGGTCCTCCTGCTGAAGTTAACTAGCGTCCACTTCCAAATCCATATTCTCCCACCAAGCCCGACTTCCTTGGTACATGACATCTGGAGTCTCTTTGTGCTTAGGGACACAAGGCTTTTGGTTTCTGACAAAACTGAATTCCCTCTCAACTAGTTCCTGATGATTATGATAGAAACAGGAAGGAGGGAAACAGGAAATCGCTTATCCCAACAGGAAGGGTTTTAAAATTCatagcctcgggcttccctggtggcgcagtggttgagagtccgcctgccgatgcaggggacgcgggttcgtgccctggttcgggaggatcccacatgccgcagagcggctgggcccgtgagccatggccgctgagcctgcacgtccggagcctgtgctccgcaacgggagaggccacaacagtgagcggcccgtgtaccgcaaaaaaaaaattcatagccTCCTGTAGGGGTTTCTGATCCCTCCCATCCTCTTTCTCACCCACTCAACAAGCTGCACACATCCTTATCCCTACCCCCATACTCAACTGTAGTGCCCATATGCACTGCAGCTGTTTGTCGCCACCTCCCAACCGGTCATTTACTGGCAGTACCTCTACACGAAGCCTCTGAGAGTCTTTTataaccttgtgtgtgtgtgtgtgtgtaatataacTTGCATGCCCAAACGAGCCCATTAATGGATTTGGTCTCTAATCTGTGGTGCTTTCCCATGTAGGGAAAATCCTGGTCTATCACATTGTCTCTGGAGcaacagagcccctgagctcagAAGGTCCCTTGATTTGGCTCAGAGCCTGTTACCTGCAATGAGTGCTGTGCTGGCTTCAGCTTCTGGGGACAGGGCCTCAGTGGCCTGTAGGATTGGGGTGGCCATCAGTTCTTCTGGAAAATTTAGCAAAGTGGAAAAGGAAATGGGGTGAATTCTTTTGTTCTAAAACACATGTTTGTCCTTCAATTTCACTACCCCACCTTCTTCCCTATTCAGACTTTTGTCATTTAACTCCTATAGGACATCTGTATAGAAAAACCGGGAGAATAGAGGAGAAAACAAACCACCACCAAAGACGATAAACATTTTGATGGATTTCTCTCTAACATAGTGGTTAAagtatgggctctagagctgACTGACGAGGTTCCAATCTGAGCtcttttactagctgtgtgatcttcagAAAATTACCTAACCCCTCTGTGCATCAGCatcctcatctggaaaacagagataatagtacctactttataGGGTCGTTGCGACATGTATTAAGTAATTCAATAAGGGTAAGCTATTATTAGGAATACATTTTTGCATAAATGAGATCAAatgataaatgtatatacatgtatatatcaatatatttatattatatgccACATGCATTTCTTCACTGTTTTTACAAACTCtttgtaaacattattttttaataatgaaataacGCTCCTTCCCTTATGAAACCCTTTTCTACGCTTCCAGAGTAAGCCCTGCAATTTGAAAGGTTCTGAAATAAGGCCTCTCCTACCCTAAAATATATCCCATATCTCGTTCTGCTATTGGTCTATCTGTCCTTCAGAGCCTGAAAGTCCCACTCCTAAAGTCACTACCCAGACTCCTAAGTGTTTCCAAAAGAAGTCAGGAAGCCTTCCATTCTCTCCTAGTTAGCATTTTAGTGTAGGGGTTTGAAAAGGTTAGTTACTGCAGGACAGAGGTATCCTGGGGAAAGCAGTCTGACTGACCCTAAAATCACCCACAGGAGGCATCTCagtattcattcaataaataacaaTAGCAGCACTCATTAACTCTCTACTCTCTTCCAGGTGTGTTCCAGGCACAGTGGGGGCAAGCAGAACAGACATGGTCTACCTTCCCCGAGCTCAGCCTCCACCACAGCAAGTTCACAGTTAAGAACTATGATACGTATGGCAAAGGCAACATCTGGGAGCTTAGGAGGGCATGTGGCAGAGGGGCCTGAGCTAGTCTTCCAGCACAAACAGCCTCCCCAGGAAGCAGGATTTGAGCTGGGGGCCGAAGCAGGGGTAGGAGTTTACAGAGTGAAAGGGGCGGGAGGTGGGgcacattctaggcagagggaagagcctgGATCAAAGCTCCGAGATGAGAGGACccaaaggccagtgtggctggagcacagggcGTGAGCCTGATTCCTGTCTCTCGCCTGACACCTTCAGGATGCCATCCAGGACAAGGGAAATTCAGTCACTAGCGGTGGTCTGGTGAGCCTGGGAGCAGTGCCAAGAGGGGTCAGCGGTGTTGAAAGACCTTCTCACACAGGCCAGGGGAGGCCTGTTGAACCGTCCTGGTCTTGCCACAGGAAAAGCAGATGTGGGCTGCCTGGATCACCACCCCGCTCCCAGGGCCAGGCCAAACCCTTCTCCACTCTTTCTTTAGGAGCAGTGATACAGTCAGCTACTTTGTGGCTTCGGGCAAATGGTTACATCTCCcgattcatccatccattctcATCTGTAACCAGTAGGAACTATATTAACCAACTCTGCAGGGCTATTGCAAAGGCTAAATGAGAAACGCACAGGTAAGCATCATTAAAAGGGAAAGCCGCtctaggtttgaatcctgccCCAGCATAGTCCTAGGTAACCTTGAGGAAGTTACCaaacctctccgagcctcagtttctctcccaTGCGTAAAACAGGAGTGTGGTAGGCAGCTTCTAAGATGAATCCCAATGGTTCCCACCTCCTGGTGTTTACATCCTTGTGTAAGCCCCTCTCCCCGTGTGTCGGCTGGACCCAGTGACTAGGTTCTAACAAACAGAATACAGCCAAAGGGATGGgctgtcacttctgagattataCTGTGACTTCCATCAAAGACAAGGCCTGAAGTTTATCCACCTGATCACTGCTTCAGACTGCTGCCCCTCACCACGCATGCTTTCCTCCCCCAAATGTCCTGGGGCTGCACACCGTCTTCCCACCATTGATCTAGAGTTCTACACAGCTGCTCTCAGTTTtgtctttcttaaacatttgaGAACTTACGATACACAAAGCACCGAGAAGAATAATGTATGTACAGAAGCTTCAATAGAAAGATGAGTAAGATTCAATCGATCAACAAGAATTTAGTTTGCACCTACCACGTGCCAGGGGCACTGTCATAGATGCTGGGCAAGCAGCAGTGATGAGGCTCACCAAGGACCCAACCATGGAGCTGAATTTTAGTGAGGCTTCAGAGAACAGATATGTATGAGTCCTCGGAAAGGGAATCCAGGAGGGTAGATGATTCCTAGTTGGGAAATTCTGCAAATAATCCCAATTATAACAGCTGCCATTGGCTAAGTCCCTGCTTTGTGCTGGGCATTTCGTATACATAATTATTAATCCTTAGAATTCCAATCACTTCACAGCAGGTGTTCTTATTTGCCCATGTGGACCCTGAGGCCCGGGAAGAGTTAAGTGACATCCCTCGTATTACACATGAAGGAACAGTGGATGCAGCCAAGATCTGAATCCAGGACTAGCCCCTCCAAAGCCCAAGGTATTTATACTAAGCCTTCCTACcactgtccttttcttttttttccaataggGAAAACGAGGAAAAGGTAACAAAAGATAACTATGAGGCAGCACAACGAGCTTTCCAAAAGTGCGAGGTTTTACAAGATACGGACAGTTGCGGAAGAAACACCAGAGGAGCACAATCGAATACAGACCGTTGCATTACAAAGAGCTCTCCTTTAATGTGAACTTGCTCACAGGCGACTGGGCAGCAGGGAATGATATCAGTCACGTTGGTTCATATGCAACCTCAAGCTTTCTACAACTCAAGAGTACATTTCATCAATAAGGACCTTAAGAAACATAAAATGCACTAGAAGTACCTTCCTTGGACGCAGTTATCAGTTGGTTTCCACTTATACTAAGCCATCTGGTGATGCAGTAAGTACAAATGAAGGAGGtaccaaaaaaaattacttctataCAAAAACATTAGAAGAAGGCAGAGCCATGGAAGAAATTTACCTCTATATGAAATCTACCTCTATGAGAAAACACTAGAAGAAGGCAGATCCTacatcagatttttatttttgatgaaaataATCTCTGTTGAAAGTTAAGTCTCTCTGGAACCAACTTCTAAAAGGAGGAAGCACACTCCCAGGGCACAGGGGGTCTAGGACAGACAGGGATTCAAGGTTCAATGTTGGTGGAGATTTAACTGCCAGTATTTTAATTCAGACTGTTGTATTTTTAGGGTTCTCATTACAAAGTTTCATAAGTTTTGAGTGTTCTGTCCCAATTCTGTCTTTCCTGTAAGACCATTTCCAGTAATGTGATTTCAGAATGTGAATCTTTTCGAAAATGCACATAAAGGTTAAAGGCAGAAACTTAGAAGAATAGTGTCAGGAAGCTCTGTACAGCTCAAGGTGGCAAACACATTGGAAGGacaatttaaaaagtgttataTTTGGAGCAAAAACAAGGAAACGGGCCAGGCTTGCTGCCTGGGCCCGAAGCTAAGAGGTAGGAGGTAACAGAGAAACTAGAACTCTCCCAGCCCGTTTTGCCTCTGTCTCCTATCAAAGAGAATGATTTCTGCACTGAAGGAGAGCAGGAGCCTTGGTGATGTGGGGAAGTGAGCTCAAGAGAAGGGACACAACCcagaaagcaccaagctaatctaaAAGGGATCCAGGCAAGTGACAGCCAAGGGCACCGAAAGAACATGTCAATGGGATCGCTCTTGGTGATACAGGAGCTTCTGAGAAAGACAGAGGGGTCAGGAGCCTGAAGGGCCACAGAAAGAGGTGGATTCTGTAAACAACTGGTGAAATTGATACAGTTCCTCAGCAAAATTCTAGAACGAGTTATAAGGAACTGCTTTGGGGGTCCTGAACTTGAAACCACAAGCATTAAGAGTTAATGTGAGACCGCTAGGAGCAAGCTGGGTCAGACAAGTCAcacggccttttttttttttttttttcacacagccTTTTTAGACTGAGGTTCCAGTTTCacagacagagaaattaaaaggctaattcaacaagtatttacagaGTGCGTACTTTGTGCCAGGGTCCGTTCAAGGTCCTGGGCATAGATTAGTGAACACAACAAGCAAAAACTCATGCCTTCACAGTTCCTTAAACTACACAGAATTATCATAGGATCCAGGAATTTTACTTCTTAGCatctatccaaaagaaatgaaagcaggaactcaaaacagatatttgtacaccaatattcacagcagcattattcacaataactaaaaagtgaaacaactcaaatgtccatcaacagatgaacagatagacaaaatatggtatatatatatacacacacaatggaatattattcagtcttaaaaaggaaggacgtTCTGACACGTGCTACTatgtggatgaactttgaagacatcgtgctaactgaaataagtcagtcacaaaaggacaaatatcgtAGGGTTCCACTTGtctgaggtacctagaatagtcaaattcatagagacagacagtGGTTATCAAGAGCTGGGAAGAGGGGAGAATGAGGAGTCATTGTTTAATGGCTAccaagtttcagtttgggatgatgagaaagttctagagagggatgatggtgatggttgcacaacaatgtgaatgtacacgatgccactgaactgtatcctttaaaatggtaaattttaggattgggtcaagatggtggagtagaaggatgtgtgctcactccctcttgtgagagcaccggaatcacaattaactgctgaacaatcatcgacaggaagacactggaactcaccaaaaaagataccccacatccaaagacaaaggagaagtcgcagtgagatggtaggaggggctcaatcacaataaaatcaaatcccataaccgctgggtggatgactcacaaactggagaacacataccacagaagtccacccactggagtgaaggttctgagccccacatcaggcttcctaacctgggggtccggcaacaggaggaggaattcccagagaataagactttgaaggccagcaggatttgattgcaggactttgacaagactggggaaaacagagactccattcctgcggggcacacacaaagtagtgtgcgcaccaggacccagggggaaggagcagtgaccccatagaagactgaaccagacttacctgctagtgttggagggtctcctgcagaggtggggggtggctgtggctcactgaggggacaaggacactggcagcagaagttctgggaagtactccttggcaagAGCCATCCCGGAGTCtgccattaaccccaccaaagagcctgcagCCTCCAGTGGTgagtcacctcaggccaaactaccaacagggaggga contains these protein-coding regions:
- the SMAGP gene encoding small cell adhesion glycoprotein — protein: MTSLPTTPSPGEELMATPILQATEALSPEAEASTALIAVVITVVFLTLLSVVILIFFYLYKNKGSYVTYEPAEGEPGAVLQMESNSAKGREKEEYFI
- the DAZAP2 gene encoding DAZ-associated protein 2 isoform X1, which codes for MNSKGQYPTQPTYPVQPPGNPVYPQTLHLPQAPPYTDAPPAYSELYRPSFVHPGAATVPTMSAAFPGASLYLPMAQSVAVGPLGSTIPMAYYPVGPIYPPGSAVLVEGGYDAGARFGAGATAGNIPPPPPGCPPNAAQLAVMQGANVLVTQRKGNFFMGGSDGGYTIW
- the DAZAP2 gene encoding DAZ-associated protein 2 isoform X2, which encodes MNSKGQYPTQPTYPVQPPGNPVYPQTLHLPQAPPYTDAPPAYSELYRPSFVHPGAATVPTMSAAFPGASLYLPMAQSVAVGPLGSTIPMAYYPVGPIYPPASSPWMPSQCCSACSHAGSQCPCNSAEGKLLHGWLRWWLHHLVKNQGHLCAGKDITYLQHFSQCNCFSHINLKLQFRHMLLGCLSGAQTFRHFSNVIRNHVMVAVPP